The sequence ATGCCGCCGACCGCATCAATAAGCTTGATAAAGCCCTGAAAGTCGGTGTAGACGTAATATTGAATCGGAATCCCGAGCAGATCGCCGACGGTCTGCATCGCCGTATTGGGACCGTAGATAATGGCGGTATTCACACGATTTTTGTCATGACCTTCGATCGATACGTAAGTATCCCGAAGGATGGAGAAGACGTGAGCCTTCTTCTTTACCGGATCGAGAGAGACCACCAGCATCGTGTCCGAGCGGGGGATTTCACCCTTTTTTACGCCGCGCGCATCGACACCCATCAGCAGGATATTAACGGGTTCCGTTCCCTCCCATTTCGGAGGATCGGGCGTATCAGCGTCTACCGTTTCCACATTTGCGAATGGAGAATCATTGCCCTGCTTCTGCATGCTGTTAAGACCTTGGTAGATGGATGTGAAAAAATATACGGCTCCTCCGGCCAGAAGCAGAAGGAGGATCATCAGGATCCGAACCAGAGTTTTCTTCGATTTTCCCTTCTTGGCGTGTCTTTTCGACCTTGGCGGCATTCTCGCTCTTCCTTTCACATTTGCATTCCCTACATTATAATTTCTTTTATGGATACAATCAATTGTACACCCCGTGGGCCATATAACGCCCAGAACAGCCATAAACCTAATTAGAGGAGTGCATGAATTATGGAAGAGCTGTCTATTGGACAAGAGGCGCCGAACTTTACGCTGCCCGCCTCGGACGGAAGCGAAATCACCCTAAGCCAGTATAGAGGACGGAAGGTGCTGCTGTATTTTTATCCGAAAAATATGACGCCGGGCTGCACCCAGGAAGCCTGTGAATTTCGAGACGTCAATGACCGGATCACGGCCAAAGGAGCCGTTATTCTGGGCGTCAGCCCCGATAGTCTCCAGTCGCACGCCAAGTTTATCGCGAAGAATGAATTGCCCTTTCTGCTGCTCTCCGACGAGGACCACAAGGTAAGCGAGCAGTACGGCGTATGGCAGCTCAAGAAACTGTACGGCAAGGAATTTATGGGCATCGTGCGTTCCACCTTCCTGATCGATGAACAGGGCATCGTGTCCGATATCTGGAAAAAAGTGCGGGTAAAGGGCCATGCGGAGGCGGTCGCGGCGGCCCTAGACGGGGAATAGAGCGGGTATTTTCAAGCTCCAGGCGTTCCGTTAAATTTTTTACTGTTACATTTTTAACAGCTTTTAGCAGTCTGTTTATGTGATATTTTTCCTATAGTTAAAATTTTCAATAAGGCGTGGTGATAGCAGGATGCAGCTGAAGATCGGACTGGATGTGGGATCGACTACGGCTAAATTGGTTGTCATGGAGCGGAATCTGGTCGTTCATGAGGATTATGTAAGACACTATAGCGATATAAAAAAAGCGGTTCTCTCTTTGCTTGATCAAGTGATATCCCTGTTTCCGGATAGGGAGGCGGCGCTTGCGGTAAGCGGTTCTTCCGGCTTGTCTCTGTCCAAGCTAGGGAATGTGCCCTTTGTTCAGGAGGTTATCGCTTGTACAAAAGCGATCAGCGAACTGCTTCCCTCCTGCGATACCGCAATTGAGCTTGGGGGAGAGGACGCCAAAATCATTTACCTCACCGGCGGCATTGAGCAGCGGATGAACAACGCCTGCGCAGGCGGGACAGGCGCTTTCATCGACCAGATGGCGGCGCTGCTCCAGACCGATCCCACCGGACTTGACAGACTCGCGGCGGACCATCAGCGGATTTATCCAATCGCCTCCCGCTGCGGCGTATTCGCCAAGAGCGACATTCAGCCGCTGCTTAATGAAGGGGCGCGCCGGGAGGATGTTGCGGCCTCGATCTTCCAAAGCATCGTGAATCAGACGATCGCGGGTCTCGCCTGCGGGCGTAAGATTCGCGGACGGGTGGCTTTTTTGGGCGGCCCACTGACTTATTTATCCCAGCTTCGGGCCCGGTTCGCAGAAACGCTGGAGCTTGCGGAGGAAGACATTCTGTTTCCGGAGAGATCGCAGTATTTCGTGGCGATCGGCTCGGCGTTATCCGATGGCGGCAGTTCCGCCGCGCCGCTTGCCGAATGGCGGGACCGGATCGCCGCCATCGATTTCGCGTCCGAGCGTTCCGAGGACGGCGAGCTGCCGCCGCTCTTTGAGTCGGAGGCCGACCTTGTGGAATTTAGACGGCGCCATTCGGAAGCGGCGGCGGTTCGGGCCGATCTGTCCTCGTACCGCGGCCCTTGCTACCTGGGCATTGATGCGGGATCAACGACAACGAAGCTTGTGCTGACCGGCGCAAGCGACGAAATTCTGTATACATATTACGGAAGCAACAAAGGGAATCCGCTGCAATCAGTAAGCGACGCGTTGAAGGAAATATACCGGCTGCTGCCGGAGGGCTGCTATATCGCCGGCTCCTACGCGACCGGCTACGGCGAGGGGCTGATCAAGGCGGCGCTGAAGACCGACGGCGGCGAAGTGGAGACGGTCGCTCATTACAGGGCCGCCGCCAAATTTATGCCGAATGTCGACTTCATCCTCGATATCGGCGGCCAGGATATGAAATGCATCAAAATCCGGGGCGGCGTCATCGACAGCCTTATGCTGAACGAAGCCTGCTCGGCGGGCTGCGGTTCTTTTCTGGAGAGCTTCGCCTCGGCGCTCGGCCTGGGCGTCGCCGAGTTCGCCGAGGCCGCGCTGCAGGCGCAGGACCCGGTCAATCTCGGCTCGCGTTGCACCGTATTCATGAACTCCAAGGTTAAGCAGGCGCAGAAGGAAGGGGCGTCCCTGTCCGGCCTTTCCGCCGGTTTAGCCTACTCCGTCATCAAGAACGCCTTGCAGAAGGTAATCAAAATCCGCAGGTTTGATGAACTGGGCGAGCATATCATTGTGCAGGGAGGCACGTTCTACAATGAAGCGGTGCTGCGCGCATTTGAGCAGCTGACGGGAAGAACAGTCATCCGCCCGGATATCGCCGGTGTAATGGGAGCCTACGGCTGCGCTCTGCTCGCCAGGGAGAACGCGGCGGAGAGCGGCGTCAGCACGCTGCTTGGCCCGCAGGAGCTGGAGAACTTTACTTACGAGGTGACCCAGGGCCGGTGCGGACGGTGCGGCAATAATTGCCCGCTGACCATCAGCCGGTTCCCGGACCGCAGCTTCCATGTGACCGGCAACCGCTGCGAGCGCGGCGCCGGAGGGAAGAAGGAAAAGAACACGCTGCCGAACCTGATGCAGTACAAATATGACCGGTTCTTCGATTACGAGCCTTTGCCCGATGCGGAGGCGGCACGGGGCGTAGTCGGGCTGCCGCGCGCCATGAACTTGTTTGAGAACTACCCGTTCTGGCACGCGTTCTTTACCGCGCTTCGCTACAAGGTGGTGCTGTCCCCGAAATCGGACAAAAAGCTGTACGAAAGCGGAATGGACACCATTCCGTCCGAAGCGGTCTGCTATCCGGCCAAGATGGCCCACGGCCATGTGCAGAGCCTGCTTGGCCAGGGTGTCGATTTTATCTTCTACCCTGCCATCGTGTACGAGAAGAAAGAGGATAAGAGCGCCGACAACCATTTTAACTGTCCGGTCGTCGCCTCTTATCCGGAGGTCATCCGCAACAATATGGACGGCCTTAAGGAGAAGGGAATCCCGCTCGTCAGCCCGTTCCTGACCTTTGACGACACTCAAGCGCTGGTCAAAGGGCTGGCGCGGACCTTCCCGGACATTCCGAAGGATGAAATCTCTGCCGCTGTACAGGCCGGTCAGTTGGAAGCCGAACGGGCCAAGAGCGATTTGCGGCGAAAAGGCGAGGAGACGCTGGCGTTCCTTGAGGAAACCGGGACCAAAGGCATCCTGCTCTGCGGGCATCCTTACCATGCCGACCCGGAAATCAACCACGGAATCGCGGAGCTCATCACGGGCATGGGGCTTGCGGTTCTTACCGAGGATGCGATCTTCCACCTGGGGAGCGAAGAGAGCGATATCAGCATTGTCAACCAATGGACCTATCACGCTCGCATATACAGAGCGGCGCGGCTCGCGGCGGCCCGCAGCGATCTTGAACTGGTGCAGCTCACCTCGTTCGGCTGCGGCATCGACGCCATCACCTGCGACGCCGTGCAGGAGATTATGGAGCGGAAGGGCAAGGTGTACACGCTGATCAAGATCGACGAGATCAGCAATCTGGGCGCGGCCCGCATCCGGCTGCGCTCGCTGCTCGCGGCGATGCGCGAGCGCGAGCAGGGAGAAGCCGCGCCTCGCACGGCCCGGGAAGACGAGCAGAGAGTGACTTTTACGAAGGACATGAAGTCAGCGTATACGATTCTGGCGCCGCAAATGTCGCCGATTCACTTCGAGCTGATCGAGCGGGTGTTCCAGGATTTCGGCTACCGGCTCAAGGTGCTTGAGAAGTCCGGTCCCGAGGAGACGGAGGAAGGACTGAAGTATGTCAACAACGATGCCTGCTACCCGGCGATTGTGACGATCGGCCAGATTCTGTCGGCGCTGCAGAGCGGCGATTACGATCCCGACCGGACCGCAGTCATCATGTCGCAGACAGGGGGAGGCTGCCGGGCAACGAATTATATTTCCCTGCTGCGCAAGGCGCTGAAGGATGCTGGGCTCGGAAAGATTCCGGTTCTGTCGATGAACGCCTCGGGTCTTGAGAGCCAGCCCGGCTTCCGGATCGGCTTCAAGATGATCAACCGGATGTTCGCGGCCGCCTGCTACGGCGATCTGCTCATGCGGCTGCTATACCGCTTCAGACCTTACGA is a genomic window of Paenibacillus durus ATCC 35681 containing:
- a CDS encoding LCP family protein; translation: MPPRSKRHAKKGKSKKTLVRILMILLLLLAGGAVYFFTSIYQGLNSMQKQGNDSPFANVETVDADTPDPPKWEGTEPVNILLMGVDARGVKKGEIPRSDTMLVVSLDPVKKKAHVFSILRDTYVSIEGHDKNRVNTAIIYGPNTAMQTVGDLLGIPIQYYVYTDFQGFIKLIDAVGGIDYTVEKDMVWKTIADGPVYDIDLKKGYQHLDGNKALQYVRFRHDATSDYTRTQRQRAFLSAVADKLKSTTSLVKLPGILSQVSPYIDTNLSVNDMWKLASVGYDSSVAGSEQIPPSNLLEERNAGKLGSVLDIRDPDRLKEFVQETLNKTEPVPAASPSASSAAAAAAGQ
- the bcp gene encoding thioredoxin-dependent thiol peroxidase produces the protein MEELSIGQEAPNFTLPASDGSEITLSQYRGRKVLLYFYPKNMTPGCTQEACEFRDVNDRITAKGAVILGVSPDSLQSHAKFIAKNELPFLLLSDEDHKVSEQYGVWQLKKLYGKEFMGIVRSTFLIDEQGIVSDIWKKVRVKGHAEAVAAALDGE
- a CDS encoding 2-hydroxyacyl-CoA dehydratase, yielding MQLKIGLDVGSTTAKLVVMERNLVVHEDYVRHYSDIKKAVLSLLDQVISLFPDREAALAVSGSSGLSLSKLGNVPFVQEVIACTKAISELLPSCDTAIELGGEDAKIIYLTGGIEQRMNNACAGGTGAFIDQMAALLQTDPTGLDRLAADHQRIYPIASRCGVFAKSDIQPLLNEGARREDVAASIFQSIVNQTIAGLACGRKIRGRVAFLGGPLTYLSQLRARFAETLELAEEDILFPERSQYFVAIGSALSDGGSSAAPLAEWRDRIAAIDFASERSEDGELPPLFESEADLVEFRRRHSEAAAVRADLSSYRGPCYLGIDAGSTTTKLVLTGASDEILYTYYGSNKGNPLQSVSDALKEIYRLLPEGCYIAGSYATGYGEGLIKAALKTDGGEVETVAHYRAAAKFMPNVDFILDIGGQDMKCIKIRGGVIDSLMLNEACSAGCGSFLESFASALGLGVAEFAEAALQAQDPVNLGSRCTVFMNSKVKQAQKEGASLSGLSAGLAYSVIKNALQKVIKIRRFDELGEHIIVQGGTFYNEAVLRAFEQLTGRTVIRPDIAGVMGAYGCALLARENAAESGVSTLLGPQELENFTYEVTQGRCGRCGNNCPLTISRFPDRSFHVTGNRCERGAGGKKEKNTLPNLMQYKYDRFFDYEPLPDAEAARGVVGLPRAMNLFENYPFWHAFFTALRYKVVLSPKSDKKLYESGMDTIPSEAVCYPAKMAHGHVQSLLGQGVDFIFYPAIVYEKKEDKSADNHFNCPVVASYPEVIRNNMDGLKEKGIPLVSPFLTFDDTQALVKGLARTFPDIPKDEISAAVQAGQLEAERAKSDLRRKGEETLAFLEETGTKGILLCGHPYHADPEINHGIAELITGMGLAVLTEDAIFHLGSEESDISIVNQWTYHARIYRAARLAAARSDLELVQLTSFGCGIDAITCDAVQEIMERKGKVYTLIKIDEISNLGAARIRLRSLLAAMREREQGEAAPRTAREDEQRVTFTKDMKSAYTILAPQMSPIHFELIERVFQDFGYRLKVLEKSGPEETEEGLKYVNNDACYPAIVTIGQILSALQSGDYDPDRTAVIMSQTGGGCRATNYISLLRKALKDAGLGKIPVLSMNASGLESQPGFRIGFKMINRMFAAACYGDLLMRLLYRFRPYEKVPGSAEALFREGMERCKDSLSSFSFREYKRLSREIASGFSRLPVTEEVKPRVGVVGEILIKFHPDANNRLVDLIEAEGGEVVMPDFLDFFFYCVYNPIYGAEQFGKSKTLGLINPLLITYIQMYRKPITAALEGLGLAHKDKNIYRLAEKAERLVSIGNQMGEGWFLTAEMMDLLDHGVNNIVCIQPFACLPNHITGRGTMKGLKELYPSANIAAIDYDAGVSVVNQTNRIKLMMSIAKELESGGALFQESAGSTAGTKLEAAQA